In the genome of Fusarium fujikuroi IMI 58289 draft genome, chromosome FFUJ_chr02, one region contains:
- a CDS encoding related to TOB3 (member of AAA-ATPase family): protein MPSTCTDDEIIEELEIKDKLLRESESLKRLACSDQGPPRVQIINRITCQNSDEQGLYLDEPWLVENGPYRAHLRCSRLVDNLDLYLERNKDIVCIAYRDYECCGKPPPVPDPGQFELLVRENVHVVSDELKAAWNHLVVAVNEDAGSPANISRAAFDSEDENGRAQETQHPYLWWFQHRNRIERMKSYLSQESKNQVEAFQHYLKVYLGDEWAKVDSLIREGKMTAKYLSYLFAPGQIIISKLKGLSVAQWQAYTATSWLAIFGSPTTKGDFQALIRVSYWDFDGNFQRFNSTLNLSGLPSLTEEFPINAMMVFPMKYVDDVTACILRRRGQMFWKCRHRKYVCVRGTSEDHLYGANSGSRYMIDRATFRQMHPPTSGQQAPVRYQDDLGPDVMAQDEPVPDLGDGFYMCLPTSLYGFNMQKKDWVKLEVDLLEDVTWNEEAFDLLVMEPQTKELVEAVVTNHLDEDRDTDVIHGKGNGLFILLHGGPGTGKTLTAESVAEIAKKPLYRVTCGDVGTKAEEVERYLEVVSLLGKTWGCVVLLDEADVFLEQRKLDSLERNALVSVFLRVLEYYDGIMILTSNRVGIFDEAFKSRIQLSLRYNDLEKDQRRQIWLNFINRLEKLESQRISHANEPSPTNILSTPQTAPRLGVDIKSMRDRLDDLAEAPLNGREIRNMISTARQLAVFRKEKLGYQHLESVMAEAKKFGEYIKRLHKGYTSDQIKRGQKER from the exons GCCCTTATCGAGCTCATCTGCGTTGCAGTCGGTTGGTCGATAACCTGGATCTGTATCTTGAGCGGAACAAGGACATTGTTTGTATTGCTTACCGTGACTATGAGTGCTGTGGCAAGCCCCCGCCGGTCCCAGATCCTGGCCAATTTGAACTTCTCGTCAGGGAAAATGTTCATGTTGTCTCAGACGAATTGAAAGCTGCTTGGAATCATCTTGTTGTAGCTGTCAACGAGGACGCTGGATCGCCTGCTAACATTTCTCGAGCAGCATTCGACTCGGAGGATGAAAATGGCCGTGCACAGGAAACTCAGCATCCCTATCTCTGGTGGTTTCAGCATCGCAACAGAATCGAGAGAATGAAGTCCTACCTCAGCCAGGAGTCCAAAAACCAAGTGGAAGCTTTTCAACACTACTTGAAGGTTTATCTCGGTGATGAATGGGCCAAGGTCGATTCCCTGATCCGCGAGGGCAAGATGACAGCCAAGTACCTATCCTATCTTTTT GCTCCTGGACAAATCATCATATCAAAGCTCAAGGGGTTATCTGTGGCTCAGTGGCAAGCATATACTGCAACTAGTTGGCTTGCTATATTTGGCAGTCCAACAACCAAAGGCGATTTCCAGGCATTAATCAGAGTTAGCTACTGGGATTTTGATGGCAACTTTCAACGATTCAATTCGACTCTTAATCTCTCAGGCCTGCCCTCTTTGACAGAGGAGTTCCCTATCAACGCCATGATGGTCTTCCCGATGAAGTATGTCGATGACGTGACTGCTTGTATCCTGAGACGGCGTGGCCAGATGTTTTGGAAATGCCGCCATCGCAAATATGTTTGCGTTCGGGGTACTTCAGAAGATCATCTTTATGGTGCA AATTCTGGTTCTCGATACATGATTGACAGAGCAACTTTTAGACAGATGCACCCTCCTACAAGCGGCCAACAAGCACCTGTCCGCTACCAGGATGACCTCGGACCTGACGTAATGGCCCAGGATGAACCAGTACCTGACTTGGGAGATGGATTTTACATGTGCCTCCCGACATCTCTTTATGGCTTTAACATGCAAAAGAAGGACTGGG TTAAGTTGGAAGTTGATTTGTTAGAGGATGTAACTTGGAACGAGGAGGCTTTCGACCTACTAGTTATGGAACCCCAGACGAAGGAGCTGGTTGAAGCAGTGGTGACAAACCACTTAGACGAGGACAGGGATACGGATGTGATTCATGGGAAAGGAAATGGGCTCTTTATACTACTTCATGG AGGCCCTGGTACCGGGAAGACTCTCACTGCAGAAAG CGTTGCTgagatcgccaagaagcctcTATACAGAGTGACCTGTGGCGACGTCGGCACCAAGGCTGAAGAAGTAGAACGT TATCTTGAAGTCGTGTCACTTCTTGGGAAGACGTGGGGATGTG TGGTACTTCTAGACGAAGCCGACGTGTTCCTTGAGCAGCGGAAGCTAGATAGTCTTGAACGGAATGCCCTGGTCTCAG TATTTCTCAGAGTCCTGGAGTACTACGACG GAATTATGATCCTTACTAGTAATAGGGTTGGTATATTTGACGAAGCATTCAAATCTCGGATTCAGCTCAGTCTACGATACAATGATTTGGAGAAAGACCAGCGGCGCCAGATCTGGCTAAATTTCATCAACCggctcgagaagcttgagtctCAGCGCATATCGCATGCAAATGAGCCGTCCCCCACTAACATCTTGAGCACTCCCCAAACTGCTCCAAGACTCGGTGTGGACATCAAGAGTATGCGAGATCGACTTGATGACCTGGCAGAGGCTCCTCTTAACGGTCGCGAGATTCGAAACATGATTTCAACCGCACGGCAGCTTGCTGTGTTTCGTAAGGAGAAACTTGGCTATCAGCACCTTGAGTCAGTCATGGCCGAGGCGAAGAAGTTTGGAGAGTATATCAAGCGCCTTCACAAGGGATACACGTCGGATCAGATTAAGAGAGGCCAGAAGGAACGATAG